From a single Zygotorulaspora mrakii chromosome 2, complete sequence genomic region:
- the TDP1 gene encoding tyrosyl-DNA phosphodiesterase 1 (similar to Saccharomyces cerevisiae TDP1 (YBR223C); ancestral locus Anc_6.121), which yields MNSSDCRKRVSERWSKVDYRVLGDGTSDLGESECSTDIEERDSKRVRQEIIDLTALDDEEEKSEGSAVVTPFRLMRSSIYDGGINSPHFITLEEILSSKSLKSCVLFSYQFGMDFLLEQFHTSVEKITIIGQRGTITPITSGRALEFVKKLDIVEIFMPPYTCHHSKMIVSFFKDDSCKIYMPSNNFTYEETNLPQQVCWCSPVLQRSNGMYSRNSSKFQDNLIDYLASYENNLINRRLIPVIKKLNFEPLKNVQFIYSTPSKKFASGFQLLADSLPRKTGTDEGDALKHYLCQSSTIGSAISKKTHGNLFTHVFIPYLEEIMTKSSKPLQTDTVLQEFNKRRIKPYILYPTVQEIQNSPAGWLSSGWFHFNRLKDVVHYDNLLKKLDAFYKQNPNDLSRERKATPCHSKFYFKSTTTNGEEKQNSQFDNLDWCIYTSSNLSLSAWGNLNGLPRNYEVGVLFVSDQNSLQCQSFNDVIYNRYRLKSRELKQPSVAPSTVIMVPFGLPPTKYDIEKGDEAFCMSKNYDLVDINGRAYET from the coding sequence ATGAACTCTTCTGACTGCAGGAAGCGTGTGTCAGAGAGATGGAGTAAGGTAGACTACCGGGTGCTTGGTGATGGAACCTCAGATCTTGGGGAAAGCGAATGCAGTACGGACATCGAGGAACGGGACAGTAAGAGAGTTCGCCAAGAAATAATAGATTTGACTGCActcgatgatgaagaagaaaaaagcgAAGGAAGCGCTGTGGTGACGCCGTTCAGGCTAATGCGTTCAAGTATTTACGATGGGGGTATAAACTCGCCGCATTTTATTACGCTCGAGGAAATTTTGAGCTCTAAGTCGCTGAAAAGCTGTGTATTGTTCAGCTATCAATTCGGAATGGATTTCTTATTAGAGCAATTTCATACAAGTGTCGAAAAAATAACAATTATAGGCCAGAGGGGTACTATCACACCGATAACCTCGGGGCGGGCTCTAGAGTTTGTGAAAAAGTTAGacattgttgaaatattcatGCCACCATACACTTGCCATCATTCCAAAATGATTGTAAGCTTTTTTAAGGACGATTCCTGTAAAATATACATGCCTTCCAACAATTTCACTTATGAGGAGACGAATCTACCACAGCAGGTCTGTTGGTGTAGTCCCGTACTACAGCGATCCAATGGTATGTATTCAAGAAACAGCTCGAAGTTTCAAGACAATTTGATTGATTACCTAGCCTCCTACGAGAACAATCTGATAAACAGGCGGTTAATTCCAGTAATTAAGAAACTTAATTTTGAGCcgttgaaaaatgttcaGTTCATATACTCTACtccttccaaaaaatttgcgTCCGGGTTTCAGCTTTTGGCTGATTCGCTGCCCAGAAAAACTGGAACGGATGAAGGAGACGCACTTAAGCATTATTTGTGCCAATCGTCAACGATTGGATCCGCAATTTCTAAAAAGACCCACGGAAACCTCTTCACCCATGTATTCATACCGTATCTGGAGGAAATAATGACAAAGAGTTCCAAACCATTACAAACAGATACGGTATTGCAAGAGTTTAACAAACGACGCATCAAACCGTATATTTTATATCCAACGGTTCAAGAGATTCAAAACTCGCCAGCTGGATGGTTATCCTCAGGATGGTTCCACTTCAATAGGCTGAAGGATGTAGTGCACTATGATaatctattgaaaaaacttgacGCATTTTATAAACAAAAtccaaatgatttatcACGGGAGAGAAAAGCTACACCATGTCATTCAAAGTTTTACTTCAAGTCCACCACAACCAACGGggaagaaaaacaaaattctCAATTCGACAATCTTGATTGGTGTATTTATACTTCCTCCAACCTGAGTCTTAGTGCTTGGGGAAATCTAAATGGGCTTCCAAGAAATTATGAGGTTGGTGTTTTATTTGTTTCCGACCAGAATTCACTGCAATGTCAAAGCTTCAATGACGTCATTTATAACAGGTACAGGCTTAAGAGCAGAGAATTGAAACAACCTTCAGTGGCCCCATCCACCGTTATCATGGTCCCGTTCGGATTACCACCAACCAAATATGATATAGAAAAGGGCGATGAGGCGTTCTGCATGTCCAAGAACTATGATCTTGTTGATATCAATGGCCGCGCATATGAAACTTGA
- the MET13 gene encoding methylenetetrahydrofolate reductase (NAD(P)H) MET13 (similar to Saccharomyces cerevisiae MET13 (YGL125W); ancestral locus Anc_6.122): protein MKITDKLEKHQEKSAKPTFSFEYFVPKTTQGVQNLYDRMDRMYETSFPQFVDITWNAGGGMLSQLSTDLVATSQSVLGLETCMHLTCTNMPVSEIDDALQRAYESGCENILALRGDPPLNSKEWTPVEGGFRYAKDLVKYIREKYGDHFGIGVAGYPEGHPEDNDDRDKLVEYLKEKVDAGADFIITQMFYNADIFIKWCEAVRAAGVSVPIIPGIMPITTYAAFLRRAQWCEINVPDEFMKKLDAVKDNDQTVREIGTDLLVSMCQKLLDSGFVNHLHIYTMNLEKAPIMILERLGLLPTDKDVSDAAVAVLPWRKSLNPQRRKEEVRPIFWKKRPYSYVARTSQWAVDEFPNGRFGDSSSPAFGDLDLCGSSLIRQSGKKSLELWSRPKTVEDIARLVIRYLERDLNCLPWCDVALNNEVDVILEDLISLNQNLIITINSQPQLNGIKSSDPVFGWGPKDGYVYQKQYLEFLLPKEKLYKLQDSLKDNTMLTYFAVDYEGNLTTNHPDDYKANAVTWGIFPGREVLQPTVVEKISFLAWKEEFYHILQEWKLNFQNNQIQESVVLLDHLIGDYVLVNIVDNDFVSIDNKMLKLLHEI, encoded by the coding sequence ATGAAGATAACAGACAAATTGGAGAAGCACCAGGAAAAGTCGGCAAAGCCaactttttcctttgagtATTTCGTACCAAAGACTACACAAGGTGTTCAAAATTTGTATGATAGAATGGACAGGATGTATGAAACTTCTTTCCCGCAGTTTGTGGATATCACATGGAATGCAGGTGGGGGTATGCTGTCTCAGCTTTCAACTGATTTGGTAGCTACGTCGCAAAGTGTCCTTGGTCTGGAAACATGCATGCATTTGACATGCACGAATATGCCTGTATCTGAGATTGATGACGCACTTCAGAGAGCATACGAGTCGGGCTGCGAAAACATCTTGGCTCTAAGAGGTGATCCGCCTCTCAACTCCAAGGAGTGGACACCGGTCGAGGGCGGCTTCCGGTATGCTAAAGATTTGGTCAAGTATATCAGGGAAAAGTACGGTGACCATTTTGGCATTGGTGTGGCTGGTTATCCCGAAGGTCATCCGGAAGACAATGATGACAGAGATAAGCTAGTGGAGTATTTGAAGGAGAAAGTGGACGCCGGTGCAGATTTTATCATCACGCAGATGTTCTATAATGCTGATATATTCATCAAGTGGTGTGAAGCAGTTCGAGCAGCCGGGGTTTCTGTTCCAATTATTCCTGGAATCATGCCAATTACAACATATGCGGCGTTCTTAAGAAGGGCTCAATGGTGTGAAATTAACGTTCCTGACGAgtttatgaaaaaattggacGCTGTCAAAGATAATGATCAAACGGTACGTGAAATTGGTACCGATCTACTGGTCTCTATGTGCCAGAAGCTATTGGATAGCGGATTCGTGAATCATTTACATATCTACACCATGAATTTAGAAAAGGCTCCTATCATGATTCTTGAAAGATTGGGATTGCTACCCACTGACAAGGATGTCAGCGATGCTGCAGTTGCGGTTTTACCATGGAGAAAGTCTTTGAATCCACAGCGTCGTAAGGAAGAAGTGAgaccaattttttggaagaaacGCCCATACTCGTACGTTGCCAGAACCTCTCAATGGGCTGTCGATGAATTTCCAAATGGTAGATTCGGTGACTCTTCGTCACCTGCATTTGGCGATTTGGATCTTTGCGGATCATCCTTGATTAGACAATCTGGGAAAAAATCTTTAGAGTTGTGGTCAAGACCAAAAACAGTGGAAGATATTGCTCGACTTGTCATAAGATATTTGGAGAGAGATTTGAATTGTTTACCATGGTGTGACGTTGCACTCAAcaatgaagttgatgtCATTCTCGAGGACTTGATTTCCCTCAACCAGAATTTAATTATCACCATTAATTCCCAACCTCAACTCAATGGTATTAAATCGAGTGATCCTGTTTTTGGTTGGGGTCCTAAAGATGGGTATGTTTATCAAAAGCAGTATTTGGAATTCCTCTTACCAAAGGAAAAGCTCTATAAGCTACAAGATTCGTTGAAAGATAATACCATGTTAACGTACTTTGCTGTGGATTATGAGGGTAATTTGACCACAAATCATCCAGACGATTACAAGGCAAATGCTGTAACATGGGGTATTTTCCCTGGCAGAGAAGTTCTGCAGCCTACCGTTGTGGAAAAGATATCCTTCCTAGCGTGGAAGGAAGAATTTTACCATATTTTACAGGAATGGAAattaaattttcaaaacaatCAAATTCAAGAGAGTGTGGTTTTATTAGATCATCTGATTGGTGACTATGTACTTGTCAACATTGTTGATAatgattttgtttcaattgataaCAAAATGCTAAAATTACTACATGAAATTTAG
- the PCS60 gene encoding Pcs60p (similar to Saccharomyces cerevisiae PCS60 (YBR222C); ancestral locus Anc_6.120) — protein sequence MSLTASFNDTFKVSDNVAVIIPETGVEVTYCDLSHQVGHFQTLFHDPRSPLYDIVLRQSTVAISMRNGLEFVVAFLGATMDSKIGAPLNPNYKSEEFDFYLNDLKSKVIVVSKGTVKQEKQAEVIKSAKKFNCFVVELEFDVKRFRVEYEVYSPANGYSKGIFSSLDNAKFVNHDSTSFPGYARSSDVAMILHTSGTTSKPKTVPLLHLNIVRSTYNISRTYKLSENDRAYVVMPLFHVHGLIGVLLSTFRTQGSVVIPPRFSATNFWDDFVKYTCNWFSCVPTISMIMLNMPKPANMPYIRFIRSCSSALAPATFHKLETEFNAPVLEAYAMTEASHQMTSNNLPPGKRKPGTVGQPQGVAVYILDDSDKVLPVGNIGEVSIRGENVTLGYANNPKANEENFTKRENYFRTGDQGYFDPEGFLVLTGRIKELINRGGEKISPIELDGVMLSHPKVDEAVAFGVADDKYGQVVQAAVVLKKGQNLTSKDLTKYMETKVAQFKIPVKIYFADKLPKTATGKIQRRIIAAAFTKRNSKL from the coding sequence ATGTCGTTAACAGCTTCTTTCAATGATACCTTCAAGGTGTCTGATAATGTTGCGGTAATAATTCCAGAAACTGGTGTAGAAGTGACTTACTGTGACCTCTCACATCAGGTGGGACATTTCCAAACTCTATTCCACGACCCCAGATCCCCATTATATGATATTGTATTGAGACAGAGCACTGTTGCCATTTCTATGCGTAATGGGTTAGAGTTTGTAGTGGCCTTCCTTGGTGCCACTATGGATTCAAAGATAGGCGCACCTTTGAATCCAAACTACAAAtcagaagaatttgatttttacCTGAACGATCTGAAATCGAAGGTTATTGTAGTTTCTAAAGGCACGGTCAAACAAGAGAAGCAGGCAGAAGTAATTAAAtcagcaaaaaaattcaattgttttgttGTCGAATTGGAATTTGATGTCAAGAGATTTAGAGTGGAATACGAAGTTTACTCTCCAGCCAACGGATATTCCAAGGGTATTTTTTCGTCGCTAGACAATGCCAAATTTGTCAACCATGATTCAACCAGTTTTCCTGGCTATGCACGTTCAAGTGATGTTGCGATGATTCTACATACCAGTGGTACAACTTCAAAACCAAAGACTGTTCCATTGTTGCATTTGAACATAGTGAGAAGCACTTATAATATATCACGTACATACAAGTTGTCTGAAAATGATCGCGCCTATGTGGTCATGCcattatttcatgttcaCGGTCTGATTGGTGTTTTACTTTCAACCTTCAGAACGCAAGGCTCAGTCGTTATCCCACCTAGATTCAGTGCAACAAATTTTTGGGATGATTTCGTCAAATACACGTGTAACTGGTTTAGTTGTGTGCCTACTATAAGCATGATCATGCTAAATATGCCAAAACCAGCAAATATGCCGTACATTAGGTTCATCAGATCGTGCTCCTCGGCCTTAGCACCAGCCACTTTCCATAAGTTGGAAACTGAATTCAATGCACCCGTGTTGGAAGCCTACGCAATGACAGAAGCATCGCATCAAATGACTTCCAATAACTTACCACCCGGTAAAAGGAAGCCAGGAACAGTGGGCCAACCCCAAGGTGTCGCTGTGTACATTCTTGATGACAGCGATAAAGTTTTGCCTGTCGGTAATATTGGTGAAGTATCCATTAGAGGCGAAAACGTAACTTTGGGCTACGCAAATAATCCAAAGGCTAACGAAGAAAACTTCaccaaaagagaaaactACTTTCGTACGGGGGACCAAGGATACTTCGATCCCGAGGGCTTCCTTGTCTTGACTGGTAGAATCAAGGAACTGATTAATAGAGGCGGTGAAAAGATCTCGCCGATCGAACTTGACGGAGTTATGTTATCTCATCCAAAGGTTGACGAGGCTGTCGCTTTCGGCGTCGCCGATGACAAATATGGCCAGGTAGTGCAGGCTGCTGTCGTTCTCAAGAAAGGACAAAATTTGACCAGCAAAGATCTCACCAAGTATATGGAGACCAAAGTTGCGCAATTCAAGATTCCGGTCAAGATTTACTTCGCAGACAAGCTACCAAAGACGGCTACAGGTAAGATTCAACGAAGAATCATTGCAGCGGCCTTCACCAAGAGAAACAGTAAATTATAA
- a CDS encoding uncharacterized protein (similar to Saccharomyces cerevisiae YBR225W; ancestral locus Anc_6.123), producing the protein MASVIENTNENNKGEDSKRLSNALGDSSKIQMSTCGDSENREKNGGIEKIGRDIGLEAANQNKELDQERQSQQQVSKLQQDIESLKGENLTDPIVIKHLHDDLFPSNPQFDATKHNINSSEVPQDSSLPNSDSSKLLANAYSSKISDTSQSPPLNSHADFFGTSSSNRSASSTAGNKKSVSALSSSLDSHNYFNDFLDHDPEGANEQYHFVPASGIHGSTSKVVANQHRRKAWDWNLLPKVGASVLVRAHSFNVVFVPIDGEIKQILYNPTYNKNFRTMNIFVSFNLETTPKDSLVHSKKRLASFGNYITHYLKSRMYAYQCYPFFIQGSEEDTNSKTYASVNSSYDYAEIEAIISLWNMQAQKFYTNTNSSFFSSEVVQILLQRKAHARHKSTIQKTVLFQEKGSTAGEEKIVTECFDDIDILLLRPLADTQLGWQIAYDEPNLNIADYPLDLSPWRLREENSDKILGPHMDGTESSQVKIVSDESELDQVNRETAAEYLFDCMGRKIGTLSDDFAASSNQMGLNTTEENQSKASTESTKKKHSVSRPAKRSGLANLFKRKHTATTSETLVGTAESDSTESKNRSKRTQSIQNSWLEDYFSRSLGNYKRVGLSTQYYLPEDITTSKSHAPTDDEISEAKKAFLFSKESLQIRLPFADNMIPTIYAPWVWSCLSYNKWKPLLREMYRCIIPGGFALSAVYDLKIANTFTSCADDPVHEFPSTLERDKTFDAITLKAMNDGVHIFPTKHFVQAFKSVGFSNVKFSLLSLKTGDFSTEMGCLNELSSQIVWDILLRKEGSDPNKPPKDTNPTTLFQRYTKEHMGKIDENAGCFRVLLIVGQKLNKNIHA; encoded by the coding sequence ATGGCAAGCGTCATCGAGAATACGAATGAGAATAACAAGGGCGAGGATTCCAAACGCTTGAGTAACGCTCTTGGGGATTCAagcaaaattcaaatgtcTACCTGTGGCGATAGTGAAAATCGGGAAAAGAATGGTggcattgaaaagattggTCGAGATATCGGCCTGGAAGCGGCtaatcaaaataaagagCTGGATCAGGAAAGGCAGTCTCAACAGCAAGTCTCAAAATTGCAACAGGATATAGAGTCTCTAAAAGGCGAGAACCTAACAGATCCTATAGTCATAAAGCATTTACACGATGATCTATTCCCATCTAATCCGCAATTCGATGCGACCAAGCATAATATAAATAGTAGTGAAGTTCCTCAAGATTCAAGTTTGCCGAATTCAGATAGTTCCAAACTGTTGGCAAATGCTTATTCCAGTAAGATATCGGACACCTCTCAAAGCCCACCTTTGAATTCCCatgcagatttttttggcaCCTCATCTTCAAACCGATCTGCGTCATCAACAGCTGGTAATAAGAAGTCAGTATCCGCtttatcatcttcactAGATTCTCATAATTacttcaatgattttttagATCATGATCCTGAAGGTGCAAACGAGCAGTACCATTTTGTTCCTGCTAGTGGTATACACGGTAGTACATCAAAAGTTGTGGCCAATCAACATAGAAGAAAAGCATGGGACTGGAACTTACTCCCGAAAGTTGGAGCTTCAGTTCTTGTACGAGCACACTCTTTCAATGTCGTTTTTGTTCCAATAGATGGAGAAATCAAGCAAATCCTCTACAATCCAACTTataacaaaaattttaggacaatgaatatttttgtaTCCTTCAACTTGGAGACAACGCCTAAAGATTCATTGgtacattcaaaaaaaaggcTAGCCTCATTCGGTAATTATATTACACATTATCTGAAATCCAGAATGTATGCTTATCAATGTTatccttttttcattcaggGATCTGAGGAGGATACAAATTCCAAAACGTATGCATCAGTAAACTCTTCATACGATTATGCTGAAATTGAGGCCATAATTTCATTGTGGAACATGCAAGCTCAAAAGTTTTATACAAATACCAACTcttcgtttttttcttcagaagTTGTACAAATTCTATTACAAAGGAAAGCACATGCTAGACACAAATCCACCATTCAAAAGACAGTCCTCTTTCAGGAGAAAGGATCGACTGCaggtgaagaaaaaattgtcacTGAATGCTTTGACGATATTGACATCTTACTTCTACGACCACTAGCAGATACCCAGCTTGGATGGCAAATTGCGTACGATGAACCAAATCTCAATATTGCAGATTATCCTCTCGATTTATCGCCTTGGAGATTAAGAGAGGAAAATTCTGACAAGATACTTGGACCGCATATGGATGGCACTGAATCGTCTCAAGTGAAAATAGTAAGTGATGAAAGTGAACTTGATCAAGTTAATAGGGAAACTGCTGCTGAGTATCTTTTCGATTGTATGGGCAGAAAAATAGGCACATTGTCTGATGATTTTGCGGcatcttcaaatcaaatGGGCTTGAACACaacagaagaaaatcaaagCAAAGCTAGTACTGAAagcacaaaaaaaaagcatagTGTCAGTCGGCCAGCCAAAAGGTCAGGATTGGCaaatttgttcaaaagaaagcatACCGCAACAACTTCTGAAACATTGGTTGGTACTGCAGAATCTGACAGTACAGAAAGTAAAAACAGAAGCAAACGTACTCAATCGATTCAAAACTCGTGGTTAGAGGATTACTTCAGTAGATCCTTGGGAAACTATAAGCGGGTGGGATTATCGACTCAATACTATCTACCTGAAGACATTACCACAAGTAAATCGCATGCACCAacagatgatgaaatatcagAGGCAAAAAAGGCGTTTCTCTTTAGCAAAGAAAGTCTGCAAATAAGACTGCCTTTTGCTGATAATATGATACCCACAATATATGCACCGTGGGTGTGGTCGTGTTTAAGTTATAATAAATGGAAGCCGCTCTTGAGGGAAATGTATAGATGTATTATACCTGGTGGATTTGCATTAAGTGCAGTTTatgatttgaagattgCCAACACGTTCACTTCTTGTGCTGACGATCCGGTTCATGAATTTCCAAGCACATTAGAACGGgacaaaacttttgatgcaATTACATTGAAGGCAATGAATGATGGCGTGCACATTTTCCCAACAAAACATTTCGTTCAGGCATTCAAAAGTGTGGGGTTCTCTAATGTGAAATTCTCGCTTTTGAGCTTAAAAACTGGTGATTTCTCCACAGAAATGGGTTGCCTTAATGAACTTTCTTCTCAAATAGTATGGGATATTTTACtcagaaaagaaggatCGGATCCAAATAAACCACCCAAAGATACGAACCCAACTACTCTTTTTCAACGTTATACTAAGGAGCATATGGGAAAAATCGATGAGAACGCAGGTTGTTTTAGGGTACTTTTGATTGTCGGTCAAAAGctcaataaaaatatacaTGCTTAA
- the PDB1 gene encoding pyruvate dehydrogenase (acetyl-transferring) subunit E1 beta (similar to Saccharomyces cerevisiae PDB1 (YBR221C); ancestral locus Anc_6.119) — MSFRIPIRALAKGAVTRSAFRVQSMRFASSKTMTVREALNGAMAEEMDRDDDVFIIGEEVAQYNGAYKVTKGLLDRFGERRVVDTPITEYGLAGLAVGAALKGLKPIVEFMSFNFSMQAIDHVVNSAAKTHYMSGGTQRCPIVFRGPNGAAAGVAAQHSQDYSAWYGSIPGMKVLVPYSAEDARGLLKAAIRDPNPVVFLENELLYGQSFEMSEESLSPDFTLPYKAKVEREGSDISIITYTRNVEFSLAAAEILDKQYGVSVEVINLRSIRPLDVDAIVKSLKKTNHLITVESTFPQFGVGSEIIAQIMESEGFDYLDAPVQRVTGADVPTPYAKELEDFAFPDPDTIVRACKETLSID; from the coding sequence ATGAGTTTCAGAATTCCAATCCGTGCTTTAGCCAAAGGAGCGGTAACACGTAGTGCCTTTAGGGTGCAATCCATGAGATTCGCTTCATCCAAGACCATGACTGTTAGAGAAGCTTTGAATGGTGCTATGGCCGAAGAAATGGACCGCGACGATGATGTCTTTATTATCGGAGAAGAGGTCGCACAGTACAATGGTGCGTATAAGGTCACCAAGGGGTTGTTGGATCGTTTTGGTGAGCGCCGTGTTGTCGACACACCGATTACAGAGTATGGTTTGGCGGGTTTAGCTGTTGGTGCGGCCTTGAAAGGTTTGAAGCCAATTGTTGAATTCATgtcattcaatttctccATGCAAGCTATCGATCACGTTGTGAACTCAGCAGCTAAGACACATTACATGTCCGGTGGTACGCAAAGATGCCCAATTGTCTTCAGAGGTCCAAATGGAGCTGCTGCAGGTGTGGCTGCGCAGCATTCCCAGGATTATAGTGCTTGGTATGGTTCCATTCCGGGTATGAAGGTTCTTGTTCCATACTCCGCAGAGGATGCAAGAGGTTTACTGAAGGCTGCTATTAGAGATCCAAATCCTGTTGTTTTCCTAGAAAACGAATTGCTATACGGACagtcttttgaaatgagTGAGGAATCATTATCACCAGATTTCACATTACCATACAAGGCAAAAGTCGAAAGAGAAGGTTCTGATATCTCTATTATTACTTATACCAGAAATGTTGAATTTTCGTTAGCGGCTGCAGAGATTTTAGATAAGCAATATGGAGTTTCTGTTGAGGTAATTAACTTACGCTCTATTAGACCATTAGATGTTGACGCAATTGTGAAgtctttgaagaaaactaACCATTTGATTACGGTTGAATCAACCTTTCCACAGTTTGGTGTGGGCTCTGAAATTATCGCCCAAATCATGGAATCAGAAGGTTTTGACTATTTAGATGCACCAGTTCAAAGGGTTACTGGTGCCGACGTTCCAACTCCATACGCAAAGGAATTGGAAGATTTTGCTTTCCCAGATCCAGACACTATTGTCAGAGCTTGTAAGGAGACTTTATCTATTGATTAG
- a CDS encoding uncharacterized protein (similar to Saccharomyces cerevisiae YGL176C; ancestral locus Anc_8.135) — MPPEIPGFYFDSERGRYFKVASARERPTETYYHEQEIKKRKHNERKKAHGKDLSQRRRETYDKYLFQLADPFEMAFCDRNPMEFLAGMTIEENLLKNTDMYNSNVDSSFGLQPENHEITKSLICGDCSSDSASIVFSTSKKIVRFRKSTSATNAGASTDEVLLNLNDFDNKLENTDDIRYDTIRLEGSKFSPKGLYFHAQRRDTNTHVFALLFENPVHNKIKFLNFKKREYVHDSVCLGLGFTVAVGAGLKSFEWVGNNVKISEFNSKLTPDNKSDILTLSLGKEHDIPNRLYAGYRDGSIVVLPIGRDCKFQYDHLSYYRLKKIRMILSIKCTDIPGLIFASAVLEGCQSILMLDMMSPSRECDIVVLKTSFLNLTKEQEFFDVTPDGHFVLYGSSSAREGKGSFELFSSHFKDNLIFEKQQRKGSFQLIYFPIKSSEKEKIAGLDLANKKIRCTSFGNARSTGKISNLTDFCDKEEQFAEQFTETHYKGSTHRLVLILEDTTQPSEFYLPPMTLVSADIM; from the coding sequence ATGCCGCCTGAAATACCTGGTTTTTATTTCGATAGTGAAAGGGGGAGGTACTTCAAGGTTGCGAGTGCAAGAGAACGTCCAACTGAGACGTACTATCACGAGCAGGAAATCAAAAAACGAAAACACAATGAAAGGAAGAAGGCCCATGGTAAAGATTTAAGTCAAAGACGCCGAGAAACATATGATAAGTATTTGTTTCAGCTAGCAGATCCATTTGAGATGGCATTCTGTGATCGAAACCCAATGGAATTTCTTGCAGGGATGACAATCGAAGAAAATTTACTCAAAAATACGGATATGTATAACAGTAACGTAGACAGCTCATTTGGATTGCAACCAGAAAACCACGAAATAACTAAAAGCCTTATTTGTGGAGATTGTTCATCGGACAGCGCTTCCATAGTCTTTTCTACTTCCAAAAAGATAGTACGATTTCGGAAAAGTACATCTGCCACAAATGCTGGGGCATCGACGGATGAGGTCTTGCTAAACTTAAATGATTTCGATAACAAGCTGGAGAACACCGATGACATTAGATATGATACGATAAGATTAGAAGGCAGCAAATTTTCACCGAAAGGTTTATACTTTCATGCACAAAGAAGAGATACAAACACTCATGTATTTGCCctattatttgaaaatcctGTCCACAATAAAATAAAGTTCTtaaattttaaaaaacgTGAATACGTCCATGATTCTGTCTGTTTAGGTTTAGGATTTACGGTGGCCGTTGGAGCGGGATTGAAATCATTCGAGTGGGTCGGCAACAACGTGAAAATATCTGAATTCAATAGCAAATTGACTCCTGACAATAAATCTGATATATTGACTCTTTCATTGGGGAAGGAACATGATATTCCCAACAGACTATATGCCGGATATCGAGATGGCTCTATTGTTGTTTTACCGATAGGACGAGATTGCAAATTCCAATATGATCACTTGTCATACTACAgactcaaaaaaatacGAATGATTCTGAGTATCAAATGTACCGATATACCTGGACTAATATTTGCATCTGCTGTCCTGGAGGGTTGTCAGTCCATTCTCATGCTCGATATGATGTCGCCTTCAAGGGAGTGTGACATAGTTGTGTTaaaaacatcttttttgaatctaACAAAGGAACaagagttttttgatgttaCACCAGATGGGCATTTTGTTCTATATGGTTCTTCAAGTGCAAGGGAGGGGAAGGGTAGTTTTGAGTTATTTAGTTCGCACTTCAAAGACAATCTGATCTTCGAGAagcaacaaagaaaaggctCTTTTCAGTTGATTTATTTTCCAATAAAATCttcagaaaaagagaaaattgCAGGTTTAGATCTtgcaaacaaaaaaatacgTTGCACATCATTTGGAAATGCTCGATCCACAGGGAAGATTAGCAATTTAACTGACTTCTGTGATAAAGAGGAGCAATTCGCAGAACAATTCACTGAGACCCATTATAAAGGTTCTACTCATCGTTTAGTTCTCATTCTGGAGGATACCACACAGCCATCCGAGTTTTATTTGCCCCCGATGACACTCGTATCGGCAGATATTATGTAA